The following DNA comes from Photobacterium sp. DA100.
TTGTGGCTCTAGCTCACAGTGACACGGTCGGCCTGTGGTTCGGCATCAACGTCAACGCTGCCAATTTCATTTTCCGATTTTGCCACGATGGTGTTGACTGCGGTATCACCAACCACGTTCGAGCTGGTACAGAACATATCATTGATACGGTCAACCGCTGCGACAATCGCCAGCCCTTCTGGCGGCAGACCCAGTTGGTGCAACAATACACCGACCATCACCACACCACCGCCCGGTACACCGCCGGCACCGATAGATAGCAACAGGATGGTCAGACCGAGGGTAAAGATATCCGCGCTGTTGATTGGCTGGCCAAAAGCATTGGCGACAAACAGGGTAGCCAAAGCAATATAGATAGACACCCCAGACATATTCATGGTCGCACCAAGAGGCACACCGAAGCCCGCCACAGACTTAGACACACCAATCTTGTCGGTCAGGGTACGCATGGTCACCGGAATCGTGGCGTTCGAGCTCGCGGTTGATAGCGAGAACAGGATCTGCTCGCGGGTATGGCGCAGGAAGGCACTCGGCTTAATACCGGTAGTCAGGCCTACCATCATTGGATAGAAGATGAAAATCCAGAACACCAGCATCGAGACAACCAAGGCAACATAGCCGGCTACCGACATCAGGGTGTTGGCATCCAAGGTGGCACCCAGTTGGATCATCAGTGCAAATACACCGAATGGTGCTAGGCTCATGACCAGCCCGACCAACTTCATCATGATTTCGTTGGCCATTTTAAACGTCTTGATCGCAGGGCCGCCACGGGTGTCAAGCGCCTGAATGGCCAGGCCTGTCAGGATCGCCATGAAGATGATCTGCAGCATGTCGCCATTGGCAAATGCCTGTACCGGATTACTCGGTACGATGTTGACGATCAGGGAGAAGATATCCGGCGTTTCGGTCGTGGTCAACTGCACAGCCTCAGTCACCGTACCGGCCAAGTTAGCCCCCGCACCCGGCTGGATAATCATGCCAATGGTCAGGGCAGAGGTGATCGCGATGATAGTATTAATAATGTAGAGGGCAAAAGTTTTACCACCAAGGCGACCAAACGCGGTAATGTCTTTCAGTTCAACGATGCCGCAAACAATCGACACATACACCAAAGGCACGACCAGTAATTTGATCAGCGAAACAAACATGCCACCAGCCCCTTCTGCCAGGCCGAGCACATAAGTATCCATCAAGGTCACGCCGTTAAACAGGTACTGTATTGCCGTACCGATAATCAGGCCGGCAAACAGGCCTGTAAAAATCTTTCCTGATAGCGATTTCTTCATCGTCCATCTCCAGTCTGTTGTGCTTGTAAAAACTCTGTTTACTTCTTGTTCCCGCTGTCCATCGCGAGATTGAGCGTCATTTTACACAGCCACAACAAACTTAAAAGAACAATTTTTACAATTTGGCTACAGTTGAAACACAATATTAATCACCAGCCAGTCGCAAAAAACACAAAACAAAACACCAAAAGCCATACAAAACGGCAACTTATTTGCACCATCATTAGCAGAAAGTATGGCGGCATATTAGCCGATCTACAGTCTTGTCAATTACGGAAAACGTGTGCTCTGTCACATGCAAAAATTCACTATATGAACATTTTTCCACCGTTTTTATTATCGGAAACCATAAAAAAAGCCACCCGAAGGTGGCTTA
Coding sequences within:
- a CDS encoding dicarboxylate/amino acid:cation symporter, producing the protein MKKSLSGKIFTGLFAGLIIGTAIQYLFNGVTLMDTYVLGLAEGAGGMFVSLIKLLVVPLVYVSIVCGIVELKDITAFGRLGGKTFALYIINTIIAITSALTIGMIIQPGAGANLAGTVTEAVQLTTTETPDIFSLIVNIVPSNPVQAFANGDMLQIIFMAILTGLAIQALDTRGGPAIKTFKMANEIMMKLVGLVMSLAPFGVFALMIQLGATLDANTLMSVAGYVALVVSMLVFWIFIFYPMMVGLTTGIKPSAFLRHTREQILFSLSTASSNATIPVTMRTLTDKIGVSKSVAGFGVPLGATMNMSGVSIYIALATLFVANAFGQPINSADIFTLGLTILLLSIGAGGVPGGGVVMVGVLLHQLGLPPEGLAIVAAVDRINDMFCTSSNVVGDTAVNTIVAKSENEIGSVDVDAEPQADRVTVS